From a single Erpetoichthys calabaricus chromosome 1, fErpCal1.3, whole genome shotgun sequence genomic region:
- the LOC114668631 gene encoding zinc finger MYM-type protein 1-like has translation MKLPFTNRSLEERKKIKELGPDRPDLRIQQQAIDRGRAYTRTFSRSCYDKRTWLTGCDVDNAFFCFPCLLFQSVGTEVLWITTGVRDLKHLSEKCKRHECSHSHLDNSMRLHFFGRLSIAEQLDEGYRIGIRRHNEEVTKNRHILSRIIDCVKFCGAFELALRLHDESESSDKPGIFHGLVDFVASLDGVLKEHLENATVFKGTSKTIQNELLDCMLSVVREQIIKEAQSSDFLSIQVDEIMDIATQSQLVLVLRYIDNKNNVQERFFEGISMQSATADSIATALKERLAAILPEDHKSRLICQAYDGASVMRGAKAGVHRKIQDVYPNAHYIHCYAHQLNLIMQQATSHISKVRIFFSDLSGFASFFSISPKRTGILDKVVAHRLPTSSNITWNFHSRAISTVFEHKEDLIHCFESIRDSGDFDPNTVREAGAFAMLLEDPDFNFFLQLFHHIMPHVDHLYAKLQKRNIDAAHIRECIQQFQQDMQNIRNSVRSMVEQSSGPQPKKRRRTLSSKDHERIAVEVCDTILGHTRERFSFTNHLLSATLLQGERFEQYNMAFPEDALNTTVKAYPMLNRSKLKTELSLIYSKQEFKACRGAVDLFQLFMESSLEEVFSETVTLLKLLITTPMTTSEADRCFSTLKRIKTFLRNTMTHERLNELAMLSMEKKLVTEMTQFNQRVIEKFSSLKERREKFMFK, from the exons atgaaactcCCCTTCACCAATCGTTcacttgaagaaagaaagaagataaaggagctcGGACCGGACCGACCCGACTTgagaattcagcagcaggcaatTGATCGAGGACGAGCTTACACTCGTACCTTTTCacgctcttgttatgacaaacggACTTGGCTAACTGGATGTGATGTGGATAatgcttttttttgctttccctgtttgctaTTTCAAAGTGTCGGTACCGAAGTGTTGTGGATAACGACCGGGGTacgagacctaaaacatctttcagAGAAATGCAAGCGGCATGAATGTAGCCACAGTCATCTAGACAATAGCATGAGGCTAcatttttttggcaggcttagtattGCTGAACAGCTAGATGAAGGCTACAGGATTGGCATTAGAAGGCACAATGAAGAGGTGACCAAAAATCGGCACATCTTGTCCAGAATAATAGACTGTGTGAAATTTTGTGGTGCATTTGAATTAGCTTTGCGTCTCCATGATGAGAGCGAGAGCTCCGATAAGCCTGGGATTTTCCATGGCTTGGTGGATTTTGTTGCCTCTCTTGATGGAGTTTTAAAAGAGCACCTTGAAAACGCCACTGTATTTAAGGGGACTTCAAAAACTATACAGAATGAGCTTTTGGACTGTATGTTGTCTGTCGTGAGAGAACAAATTATCAAAGAAGCCCAGAGCAGTGACTTTTTATCAATCCAGGTAGATGAGATAATGGATATTGCCACACAATCTCAACTTGTGCTTGTCCTACGCTACATCGATAACAAAAACAACGTGCAGGAGAGATTTTTTGAGGGCATCTCAATGCAGTCTGCTACTGCGGACTCCATTGCTACAGCACTAAAAGAACGTCTTGCTGCCATCCTCCCTGAGGATCATAAAAGTAGGCTCATCTGTCAGGCATATGATGGAGCCAGTGTGATGAGGGGTGCCAAGGCAGGTGTCCATAGGAAAATACAAGATGTGTACCCAAATGCCCACTACATTCACTGTTACGCACATCAGCTTAATCTGATAATGCAACAGGCCACTTCTCACATATCCaaagtgagaatttttttttcagaccTTAGTGGATTTGCCAGCTTTTTTTCTATATCACCCAAGCGGACAGGCATTCTTGATAAAGTAGTGGCCCATAGACTTCCGACATCCAGCAACATCACATGGAACTTTCACAGCCGTGCCATCAGTACCGTGTTTGAGCACAAAGAGGACCTCATTCACTGTTTTGAGAGCATACGAGACTCTGGTGACTTTGACCCCAATACTGTAAGAGAAGCTGGGGCTTTTGCTATGCTCCTGGAAGatcctgattttaatttttttctacaacTTTTTCACCACATTATGCCACATGTGGACCACCTGTATGCCAAGCTCCAGAAGAGGAACATAGATGCAGCACATATCCGCGAGTGCATCCAGCAGTTCCAGCAGGATATGCAAAATATCAG aaaTTCTGTCCGTTCCATGGTTGAGCAAAGCAGTGGCCCTCAGCCAAAAAAGAGGCGTCGGACACTTAGCTCAAAGGACCATGAAAGGATTGCAGTTGAG gTCTGTGATACCATACTGGGACACACCAGGGAACGCTTCTCTTTCACAAACCACCTCCTGAGTGCCACTTTGCTGCAGGGGGAGAGGTTTGAACAGTACAACATGGCGTTTCCTGAAGATGCCCTGAACACCACTGTGAAGGCCTACCCCATGTTGAACAGAAGCAAGCTGAAGACGGAGCTTAGTCTTATCTACAGCAAGCAAGAGTTCAAAGCCTGTCGTGGTGCTGTGGACCTATTCCAGTTGTTTATGGAGAGCAGTCTTGAAGAAGTCTTTTCTGAGACTGTCACTCTCCTGAAGCTCCTAATAACCACACCAATGACCACGTCAGAAGCCGACAGATGCTTCTCAACCTTGAAAAGGATCAAAACCTTTCTCAGAAACACCATGACGCATGAGAGGCTGAATGAATTGGCCATGCTGTCAATGGAAAAGAAACTGGTGACTGAAATGACTCAGTTTAACCAAAGAGTAATTGAGAAGTTTTCAagcctgaaggaaaggagggaAAAATTTATGTTCAAGTAG